In the bacterium genome, one interval contains:
- a CDS encoding ribbon-helix-helix domain-containing protein, which produces MATRAKVAISLDGETLGRLDRLVKAQVFPNRSQAIQLAIDEKLARMDKSRLARECAKAKPAHEKAMAEEGMSWELAEWPEY; this is translated from the coding sequence ATGGCGACGAGAGCAAAGGTTGCAATTTCATTGGATGGGGAAACGTTGGGGCGCTTGGATCGGCTCGTGAAGGCGCAAGTGTTCCCGAATCGCAGTCAAGCCATTCAGCTGGCGATCGATGAGAAACTGGCACGCATGGACAAGAGCCGGCTTGCGCGTGAATGCGCGAAGGCAAAACCTGCTCATGAAAAAGCGATGGCAGAGGAAGGCATGTCATGGGAGCTGGCTGAA